AGGGGAgaacagcctgctgctgctgccagtgaaggGAGCTGCTGCTCGAgctcaggggtgtgtgggggagttcCCAGCACCGTGCCGATGGCCGGGCTCTGCGTTCGGGCTGGTTCTCGGTGCTCTGCCCGGACAGGGGCCCTGTGGAGTCAGCACCACACCGCGACACCCCACCCGCTGGGCGTGGAAACGCTGCCTCCTGCTGGACGCTGCCTGCCCAGGGAACCAGCTGGGGCTTGGACGGGGAGGCACAGAGCTGCAGTACCCAGAGTGGACTCCTGGTGGCACCAGAGCTGTAGCCCAAAGGGGCTAGTGAGCGGCCAAGGGGGCCGGGTGGGGCTAGGGCCCTGTATGTGCCGGGCTGGGCAGGtgacccccagccccaggctctgctgGCGCCTCATAGCAGAGCCCCTCGTGGCCCACACGTCATGTATGCGAGGGGGGAGGGACACGGCGTCGTGTGATCCTTTCAGGTCCATGTCCTGCCAGACGTTGGGTGTCTCAGCTCCGCTCAGGGTCCATAGGGACCGACCGTGCTGGACCCGCAACAGGGAGGCTTCCTGGCCCACTCTCCGCAGGGAGGCCCATTCAGATCTCAGCTTTTATCGCCAGCTCTCAGCTCTTGGTGCCACTTGTCCCACGGGGGGTTGGGCTgagatccccctgccccccgtTCACCGCACAGAGGCCACGGGGGGGTGGGATTCCAGTCTGTGCTGACCTGaatgcctgggggtggggggagctgactGTGACGCAGGTGTGAAAGGGGGATTCGCTGCCGCATGACTGACCCGTGATCCGAGGATTCAGGGACTCGGCTGGAGGCGAGGGGTCTTTTGCAGGAGTGAGGGGGCGAGGGtcggtgcaggaggtcagatgagagaGAGGATCACGCTGCTCCCTTCTggcccccaggcagggctgggacagggggaggCTGCTCGTCTCATGGGCTGGGGTTTGTGCTTTGGGGGGCCACTCCTGAGCAGTGACtctgcctggggaggggagacagctcgGCTGGGTTAGGGTCTCTGCGTGTCACAACCTgggcccctctccccacagcccaggggcCAGTTCCCGCTGGTGGGGGGAGCCCCTGCCCCtcgttctgcagccactgcaggAGCGGGGTGCCTCTGGATCCAGGCTGCTCCCCCAGAGCACAGAGACCTCGAAGGCGGCAGCCCCCACGCCTCTGCTGGCTCCAgccctgagggtgggggtggccaTTGGGTGCTGATggggtccccctgccccacacgcCCCTGACCTTTTTCCTTTCCCCGCTGCAGGGCCAGGCAGATCTCCTGAAGCAGGCCAAGGCAGAAGCTCTGGACAACCTGTGGCAGATCCACAACGCGGGGCAGTCGTGTGGCATCGGAAGGAACGGCTCTGCCTCCCCCGATCTCGGCCGGGCCCGGACCCCCCTGGAGCCCATCTCTGAGACAGAAGGAGGCAGCGACACCGGGTCCTGCTGACCgcggggcagggcatgggggccAGGACTGAGCCCGCAGCTTCTCCATCACTCGGggcccccagtgcccctgccaTGCACCCAGGATTGTACGGGCCCAGAACTCCCGGGCCTTTGGCCGTGCGTGTGGAAGACAGGAGCCCAGCGGAGGGGCTGCACGGGCTGTCCCGGGGCAATCTAGACGGGTGATTCGGGTGGGGGCAGGGTTATCATTGCCTGGCCCTGGGCTGCGCCCtcgggctgggctggaggggtcGTTTCAGGCAGGGATTGGGCTTGGGAATTTGTGTAGTGGGACCTGCAGGAACCTACTGTGGGACGAGGCACTGGGAGCGAGAGAGGGGCCAGGTTGGCTCCAGCCTGTCTCTCACCGTCACACCGGTGCTCTGAGCCCCCGGAGCCTCCCCTCAGCCCGGGTCCTGCTCGGACTGCGCTTGCCGAAGGAGCATCTCTGTCCTGCTGCATGTGGCTCGTccggggtgtgcgtgtgtgttgtgTATTGCGGAGGGCTGGTGTACTCTGAGAGGTTAGGTTGACGTAGCTGCAGTGCTCAGCTGTGAAaaatcccccgccccccagggctgcagctgctcccctaccccccgCAGTGCAGGTGCAGTGGGGTGGTACCGTCGTGTGGGGAGTTGGTGTCGTCCCGCGATGGTACCCCCAGCGGAGGGCATCGGCTGCATCTGCCCTGCGAGGTTAGGCCAGCGCGTTACAGAGCGTCGCAGGGCCCCCTGAACGTTCCTGGATGGGGCTCCGGGGCCAGGAAGCCAGCAACTGTGCCCTGGCTCGTGGGCTGCCTCCCCGGCCCCACCTGGGGGTCAGGGCCCAGGGCCGAGCTGGTGAGTGCAGCCTGGAGCAGGGGCCTGgccgtggggctgggcagggggtcgggCGTAGTCACAAGGGTCCTGCTGGCAGGGTGGAGTCACAGGGCAATAGGGGGCTGCCCGGCCCAGCGAGAGCCCCGGAAaccagcactgggctgggtggggtttctgcacaggcagcaggagctgggagcagcccccctgcccaccacTGTGTGGTCAGAGCAGAGTGGAAGCTGCTGCGTTATAAAGAGCAAACCCCAAGCTGGTGCAGCGGCTGCTGTTTGTCTGTGGggctctgagtggggcagggtgggggctggctgCACGCCCAAGATGGGCAGCTGGGTCTGGGGGAGCTCAGCTCCATGGGGTCACGGGGCAAACCTGGCCCTTCGGCACCCGGAGCCAGGCTGGGCCCGGCATGGGGCAGCCTTGGGGCACAGGCTGTACATGCCCCCTCCCCGTGGGGGGAGGACAGATGCTGCTCACCTGGTGACCATGTGATGTCCCTGAATGGGCCCAGGAAGGAGGGCCGCGGCTAGGTCCGAACATCAGGCCCAGGGAAGGAGCAGCCGGAGGTGCAGCCATTCGCGGCTGGGACTCGGCCCCGCCTGGGCTCTCGGCCCCACTCTCCGGCCCGCTCAGAGTAGCCGGCGTTCCAGGTGCCGTCCCCCAGCACCACCCGCGGATGGGACTCCTGCCAACTGGGCTGCTTTGCTGGCAAAACCCTGGCCCGTGGCCTTGGCGATTTACCCACTGTCATCTGCCCTGGGATGgaggaccgccccccccccccccagttaccACAAGGGTCATTGACCCTCAGGGGATGTCTGCAGAGCGTGGTCTGCCAGGGCTCATTTCTTACAATACCAGACTCAAGCCAGGGCCCCTAGTCCCAACAGCCTGCGGGCTGCACggacagccctgctccccccccacacacacaccaccactgCGACGGCCCCGGGTCAGCCGGACGCCCCCAGCCAAAGCCCCCTGCAGCCCCGCCTGTGGCCAGCTCAGGGCTAGTGGACGCAGGTGCGTCccgcgctgatcttcctgccgttAGCTGGGGCCGGGCCAGGGGAGAGCTTGGCCTCCAGGGAGGGCCAGGCCCCACCAAGGAAATTGCTTCCACCAGTGCTGGGTGGCTCCTATGCGCCCATGTGGCCTGGGACGCTGTCAGtagctgggggctgggccagcACCCTGGGGATGGTGCCTAGTGCCACATGAAAATGGTATGTTTCACccctgagctgtgacctcagccacaactgagcagtggcctgtggcgaggcagggctgggggagctgtgcaaggggggggtgcagagggggccTTGTGTCCCACTGGTGACCCGTCCTGgctgaggcaggagctgtggggagcccccaCACTGCCATGGCCCATCTGGATGCAGCGGGGAGGCCTGGAGAGGGGGGATAAAGGGTTTGCCCCATGCCATGGGACTGAGCAGCCTGtccccaggagcaccccctgcaccgcTCCCCAAGTGCCATCCAGCTTGCAGCAAGGTGCCCATGGCTGGGCACAGATGCTGGCCTGGAGGTGACAGTGGAGATTCTTGGCCtgagctgtgctgcctctcccagGCCTTGGGGCCTGGCCCACAGGCAAGGTGAGGACTGACAGGGCCCCAGGGCTGAGCAGGGGCCTCGTTTGGGGCTGGAAATGGGGGGTGGGCAGTGGTGCTGCCCCTGGCTTGGAGAAATAATAACCCAAATCTGGGGTTTCCATCACCAGTGCCCCCCATAAAACATGTTCCAGCGTCCCTGGGGGGCAGACTCTCCCCCTGCGGTCTCCGCCTGCAGCGCCTGGCTCTCCGGGGGCTTGGCGGTGCACCGTGCCGCGGCCACGTGCGGCCCCGCCAGTGCCTCTGATGCACCAGGGACAGATGCGGCTCAGCTGCCGGGCACCCTTTGTTGGGGCCAGGTAATTAGCCTAATGGGGCCCGGTCTCTCCGTCCCCCCCCGCCACTGACCTTCCAGCAGCTTTGTGCCGTGTGGGCTGGCGGATTCCTTCGGAAGTTACAGGCTCATTAGCGCCCGGCTACGCGGCCCGTCTGCATCCCGCACGACCACCAGCCGCTTGGCTCCGGCCACCGCATAATGGGGAGCCACAAATGAGGGAACGGGCCTTGCCCATCTCCAGGCAACGGGGAACAATGGGCGCGTGTCTCCCGGAGCCTGGCCcgtcctgcagccccagccccactgggaATGAGCTTCGGGGCAGCCTGGCCCTATAAAAGCctgggctgccagggagagcagctcAGGGCGTTGCTGCTCCTCACTGGGTCATGCCAAAGCTTCGCTCAGGTCCCCGCAGACACCTCGGACCCATGGAGGTGCCCAACGCCAAGGTACGGTGtcagggcctggctgccagggctGGGTTGGGCAGACGGGAGGCCACAGTGCAGGGAGGTCTCACACCAGCAAGGGCACAGTTGGGGAGGGGGCAAGCGTGCAGCACGAGGGGGAGCAGAGCACGGTGATGGGGCAGCACGATGGTGGCCTTGAACCCAGGCTGCGTGTCTCCCCGCCCTATGCACCCCTGTGGTGagcagctctggggaggagcCCAGCACAGCCcgtcctgccctcaggtgacgCAGGCCGGGGTGCAAATGGTATCTGCTTTGTCCCTTCCCGGTGTCTCTCCTGATCCCAGTGGGGTCCCAGAACCCGCCGAGACGCCCCCTCCCTTGCCACACGAGCCCTGGAGCCGGCCTGCTGGGCCGTGTAGGACACTGGGGAGGCCAAGACCTGCTTGGGCAAGCTGTGAGGTGAAACCACCTCCTAGGGCTGCACGCTGGGCCTGGCTCTCCCCGGCCTGTCACCTGTGGCCCTGCGTCCGCTGCGTGAACTGTTCCCCGCTCAGCACCGTGGTGCATTGCATGGGCGTTGCACGGggtcactgggctggctcagcaCCGGGTGTTGCAGAACCGAGTCCCGCTCAGTGTTAAAGGGAGACCCAGCAGCTGTTACATTTGACCCCGCCGGCCATGCACAAACCAGGCTGAGCGTCCCACCTGCACCAGTCCCGCCTCACCCCGGAGGGCTCCCTGGGGGCAGCTTGGTCTCCATGACGCACCCTCTGCCAGCCAGGGGGCCAATTAGCGCTAATTGCAGCCGTGGCTGTTTCTCCTGCATGGAAAGGGGCGGGGGCTGCAGTGTTGCcatggggtgaggggcaggggacAGTGTGTGTCTGCTCCCTTTGTCTTGGATTTTGGAGCAGGTTGCCAGGGTCTGTGCATAGGGCGTGTgccaggcaggactcctgggtgctaggcctggctctgggagggcggtGGGGGCAaagggtcaggactcctgggttctagtgctGCCATGGGAGGGTCATGCAGCCCAGCTAGTGCCGAGGGGTGTGGTGAGGTGTGATTAGCTACTGCTGGGAAGCCGGCTAGGGGGTGGCTATGGGAGACTGGGGCGTGCGGGGTCTTTTAGGGGAAGCATTTGCTGAGGGTTCacggtggggcagggcagtgaggtGGCGCCCACGTGGGGTTTGCTGGgagagggtggggctgggcctgCAAGATGGGGGGGGCTTGTTGCcccccccagctgggatgggctgGTTGCTGGGCACCAGCCGACCTGTCACTAGTGGGGTCGGGGCAGGGCTCCTGGAGCCGGGCAGCTCAGCACTGCAGGGCGTCTTGCAGGGGCTGTCAGAGCCAGGACGCCAAGCTAGATGGGCCCCTGGACTGAGCCCGCCTGGTAGCTTCTTTGCAGCTTGGCTCTGAGATCcgcagcctggggcagaggggggctggggTGTCTCGGGCTTAACCCCGTCAGTGCCAGCCTGTCCCTGCACTAATGCCTGGCTCTTGCGCCCGCAGCTCCACAGGTcctcctgcctcctgctcctggcactgctctgctccctggctgcgGCCCGGCACAGCGTGCCCATGTGCTGCCGCCAGAAGACCTGCCCCTGCCGTGTCTATGACCTGCTGCATGGCTTGGGCAACCACGCCGCCGGCATCCTCACGCTGGGTAAGAGGAAGAGCGGCTCACGGGCCTTCCAGAGCCAGCTCTACCGCCTGCTGCACGGCTCGGGCAAGCACGCCGCCGGCATCCTCACCATGGGCAAGCGGGCAGAGCTGGCGCCAGAGCAGCCAGCCTCAGCCTGCCAGGCCGTCTCCCCCAGCACGGACGCCCTGCTGCCTCCAGCCATGTGTGCCGCCAACACTGAGCCCACCAGCACCAGGGAGTGCCGGGGCCAGCTGGACAAGGACTCTGCCAAGGGCCGGAGCCGGGGGGCTGCAAAGAGCTTTTTCTGAAGtgggcggggaggggcagggtggaacCACGGGGACTCTCAATGACTGCAGGCACCACGGGGTCGTTTACAAATAAACCCTGGCCTGAGGCTCACAGCTGTCTGCTTGGCATGTTGTCTCCCAGGAAcgctgtggctgggggggagaGCTGGGGTGCCCGGGGGGCTggccagcagctccagcagccagctgctgtcATGTAGGTGTGAGGGGCCTGGTGGCCCAGGTTTGAGCCCCGCTGCCTtggctggggcagaagggaggAGGTGCTGGACCACCCTGAGTAGGGCAAGCTCAGCACATGGCAGCTCCCCCGGCAGGGACAGGGGACTGCTGCTGGAGCCCATGGCTAAGGGGAGGGTCTCTCGAGAAAGAGACCGAAGGAGCCTGGGAGACAGTTTGCCAATGAGCTGCGCTCACTGGGAATCGCGCCCCCTTGGCCGGCAGGCCGAACGCTCTGCAAGGCAGGCCGACCTGGGAGCGGGTGAGTTGGCTGCACGGGCCTGGCTGGGATGGCTCCGGCCTGAGCCAGGAGCACCCTGCGTTCCCACTGCAGGCACCCGGGGGGCTGTTCTCCCACCAGCCGGCAGCAGGGCCGTGGCCGGGGTTCCCGGGCCGGTGGTTTGCGGCTCGCAGCATGCGATTTATGCAGCAGATGCTCCGGTCTATTGCTCGGTGTCTGAACAGCTCCCGCCCCTCAGCACTGGCAGCTAGAGGGCAGTGTCGAAAAAAAACCTGGCCCCGCTGTGCTGGGTTGCTGCTGCACACAGACTCACAGCTAGGGGTCAGCCCCAAGTCTGCCCTGGGCCTGGCGGGGGGGGAcaagagcagcccccagctcTTGAGCCTGGAGAAGCAACCCCCCCTTACAGTTAGTGAGACCCTGGTTCCCcgcctctgccctgcctgctccATGCCCTGCAGCAGGGCCGATGTAACCCCAGGTGAACTAGGCGGCCGCccagggcaccaagatttgggggtgccaaaaagctgTGCCCCCCCATTTTTTTTACTCTATTGCTCCCAGCAGGGGAACTAGCCGCTCGCAACCGCGTTAGCACCTACCTCTGCAGGTGTCCTCTGCAACTGCAGACCCCACCACCTCCCTCCACCGTGCCCCACATCACTGCCCGCCcgcgccccccaccgccagcccGGAGCCGCCTCCTTCCGGGGCTGCCACATTGCTCCCtagccccctccctccagctctggcagGCCCGGATCCGCTGCCGGCTGCAGATCAGAGCAGGTGACATCAGCCCGCCTGCAGCTGGCCCTACTGACAGCAATGCagtggcagggggtggaggggaaaggaagagaagacCGTGGCCACCGGTCCACCTGCAGGGGTGGATCATGGCCCTGCCAGAGGATACAGGGTTAAAGAGCTGCAAAAGTGTAACCGTCCTCAGCACGTACCACCTTCCAAGGCTtcatccccatccatccctgcagccctgtgGAGCAGGTAAAGAGAGCCCCATtttggggggaaactgaggcagagaacagggatgtgacttgcccaaggtcacccgggGAGTCATTGTCGGagtcctgctttgaacacagGAGATCGAGGCTCCTAGTTCTGTGCTGGCTCAGACCATTAGACCAGAGGCCTTcaagccctgagctctgcaccTGCCCACACACGGTATTAATCTGGGATTCAGGGGCAGCACACTGCAAGTTTTCAGTGAAGCAACACGGCTGTCTCAAGCCTTTATGGCTACGAGGAAAATCTTCCAAAGGTGATGGGTGTCTAGCTGACACagttcttctgtctgcctgagtctgcagccagcttGGGACAACAGAGCTAGGAAATGCAGCGGTAACTCTTAAGTCTAATTACGACACCCACTGTCAGAACCAGCTTATGATGTAACATGGGTGACCAATTGCCCGGTGCACAACCACTGCAGGTGTGTGAGCAACTCAGGTTAAGTGCAGCTGAACCCTGGGCAGGCTGCAGCACCCAAGAGATCTGATGACGGCAGAGGCACCAGTAACTTTACTAGATAGAAGTTTAGTGACCACTTTAGGGCCacatctgccccactcccagcattgGGCCAACCACCCTCATCCCTCTCCTCATCGCTTGGATTGTTACTGATGGGAGATCTGCTGTGGACTGGGGGGTGTGTACGGACCTGCCTTTGCTGGCTCAGTCCTGGCTCAGcatttgaaataaattgcccTGAGCTTCAGAAATACTGAGAACCCTGGAGGTCCTACAGACAATGGGGGAACCacaggtgctcagcagctctgaaaatcaggcccagaatgacACTGGTGTCTCAGTCCTGGGCCAGAGCTCTCTGAGTAAGGGGCGTCAGCAGAGACTGGCGTGGGGCAGAGTAAAGCAACTAGGAGGGTCATGACGGAGGCTGGAACTCTGTCCTCGCCTTCAGCCACCCCCTCCCGCCTGCATTGCACGGGCCAGCCCAGGAGCAACGAACCATTTCACACCTCAGCGAGCGCTGGGGGGAGCTGAAGCCCAGACCAGGGAAGTAACTTGCCTGCACTCATCCAGTCAGTTGGTGCCAGGCTGGAGAATAGACACCAGATCCCGACTCCCAGCTCTGTGCGCTGATCCCCAACGCAGCCCTTTCCAGATCCATGGGGGGGGCAGGATGGACTCAGCCCTTTCCAGAtccgtggggggggggcaggatggaCTCAGCCCTTTCTagatccggggggggggggggcaggagggtctCAGCCCTTTCTAGAtccggggggggcaggagggactcAGCCCTTTCTagatcgggggggagggggcaggagggactcAGCCCTTTCCAGATCcgtggggggaggcaggagggactCAGCCCTTTCTAGatccgggggggggcaggagggactcAGCCCTTTCCAGatccgtggggggggggggcaggagggactcAGCCCTTTCTAGAtcaatggggggcaggagggactcAGCCCTTTCCAGATCCATGGGGGGACAGGAGGGACTCGGCCCTTTCTAGATccatggggggggcaggaggaacaGGAGGGACTCAGCCCTTTCCAGATccatgggggggcaggagggactcAGCTCTTTCCAGATccatgggggggcaggagggactctAGCCCCAGGCAGGAGACCCAAGGTCCATTTATTtgcattaaatatgtagactaatgAAATAAATAGATATTCAAGCCAAACGTGTGTTAATTCTAATGACTAAGGCCACATGATgcagttttcatttttgaaagttgataataagcgatgctctgcggggaggggaaggagaaggtggaggtttcgcctagggcacaaaatatctgtgcaccagccctgccctgcagcccccgtgTGCAGGGCAGGACTCAGGCTCCCTTgcaccactgggagctgaggaacAGGGCCCTGATGTGACTGGTCCCAGTACCCCCAGGggtgtggcagagcaaggacttgaccCTGGGTCTCCTGTGCTGCCCATGGGGCCAGCCTTCCTCTAGGACGTCCCACTGCAGCCAGACTCTTCTCTCACACCCgccccagcaccctctgctgtGGTCCCTTCCTGGGCCCCGGTGCTGCTACGCTCAAGGTTTGACGGGAAACCCTGCAGCTTCCCCTGGATCCTCTGTGACCCCCTTTATTGCTCCTCCTGGAACTCCCTGTGGAGACGCCAGGCCAGGGCAGGAGGCCAGGGACTTCTCCAAGGCCCAGGCTCTGCACCCAGCCACCTGCTCCACCTAAGGGGGGGGGAGCCCAGTCTCTGCTTGGCAGGCCAGGCTGAGCCGCCCTGAGcgtccccccccccggggctgcgCTGCTTGAAGCAGTTTCCGAAACCCTGGGCCTGCCCGCCCTGGCCGTGGCACCCGGTGCTGGCAGGGAGCCCTGGCACGGAGCTGAGATTTCAGTGCCACCAGCCAACCTGCTGCAGCTTCAGCCTGGGGGGAAATGTACCCGGGGCAGGGCGCTCAGCTCCATGCTGATGTCAGCTCAGCCAGGGCAGTGGGAAGGAAAACCcgcttcaggctggggcagggaccccagagcctcccccccTCGCACTGTCAGGGtcccccctcccacctgcacAGTCCCTGGGTTCAGAGCCATCCTTCCTCAGCTCTCTCCCTGGGTGCAGGCTCCCCCCTCTTGCAATGTCCCTGGGCGCAGGGTCCCCCCCGCAATGTCCCCGGGCGCTGGGTCTCCCCTCACAATGTTCCTGGGTGCAGGGTCCCCCCCCGCAATGTCCCTGGGTGCAGGGTCCCCCCCCGCAATGTCCCCGGGCGCTGGGTCCCCCCCCCCAATGTCCCTTGGTGCAGGGTCCCCCCCCCGGGAATGTCCCTAGGAGCAGGGTTCCGCCCCACACACTGTCTCTGGGTCAGCCCCCCCACCGGCACATCCCTGGGCTCAGGTTtccttccccgacccccccccccggctgtcgCCCGCAGGGTCCCCCGGGGCGGGGCCGCGCCGAGCAGCCCGGCCGGGATTAGCGGGGAGCGGAGCGGGCGGCGCACGGGCTGCACCTGGCGCCGGAGCCCTGCCCGAGCTGGCAGCCCGCGGGCCGGGCGAGCGGGCGGCGGGGCTATGCCGGTGATGAAGGGGTTGCTGGCCCCGCAGAACACGTTCCTGGACACCATCGCCAGGCGCTTCGATGGCAGCCGTGAGTCTCCGCCGCGCAGCCTGGGGGCCCGGGccgggcagaggtggggggaccCGCCTGCGCCCCGAGgcaagcagagctggggggggctgcaCCCCGGGGccgggcagaggtggggggaccCGCCTGCGCCCGGGGgcaagcagagctgggggggagctgcGCCTTGGGGccgggcagaggtggggggaccTGCCTGCGCCCCGGGgcaagcagagctggggggggctgcaCCCCGGGGccgggcagaggtggggggaccCGCCTGCGCCCGGGGgcaagcagagctgggggggagctgcGCCTTGGGGccgggcagaggtggggggaccCGCCTGCGCCCgggggcaggcagagctgggggggctgcacCCCGGGGCTGGGCAGTGATGGGGGTGGGTGGCTGCGCCCCCGGGggcaggcagaggtggggggaccCGCCTGCGCCCtgggggcaggcagagctggggggggctgcacccggggcagggcagaggt
This is a stretch of genomic DNA from Gopherus evgoodei ecotype Sinaloan lineage chromosome 23, rGopEvg1_v1.p, whole genome shotgun sequence. It encodes these proteins:
- the HCRT gene encoding orexin, which encodes MPKLRSGPRRHLGPMEVPNAKLHRSSCLLLLALLCSLAAARHSVPMCCRQKTCPCRVYDLLHGLGNHAAGILTLGKRKSGSRAFQSQLYRLLHGSGKHAAGILTMGKRAELAPEQPASACQAVSPSTDALLPPAMCAANTEPTSTRECRGQLDKDSAKGRSRGAAKSFF